One segment of Streptomyces sp. NBC_00576 DNA contains the following:
- the gyrA gene encoding DNA gyrase subunit A: MADENTPSTPEEGGEITLRVEPVGLETEMQRSYLDYAMSVIVSRALPDVRDGLKPVHRRVLYAMYDGGYRPEKGFYKCARVVGDVMGTYHPHGDSSIYDALVRLAQPWSMRMPLVDSNGNFGSPGNDPAAAMRYTECKLKPLSMEMVRDIDEDTVDFTDNYDGRNQEPTVLPARFPNLLINGSAGIAVGMATNIPPHNLREVAAGAQWYLENPEASHEELLDALIERIKGPDFPSGALVVGRKGIEEAYRTGRGSITMRAVVDVEEIQNRQCLVVTELPYQVNPDNLAQKIADLVKDGKIGGIADVRDETSSRTGQRLVIVLKRDAVAKVVLNNLYKHTDLQTNFGANMLALVDGVPRTLSLDAFIRHWVTHQIEVIVRRTRFRLRKAEERAHILRGLLKALDAIDEVIALIRRSDTVEIAREGLMGLLEIDEIQANAILEMQLRRLAALERQKIVAEHDELQAKIREYNAILASPVRQRGIISEELAAIVEKFGDDRRSKLVPFDGDMSIEDLIAEEDIVVTISRGGYVKRTKTEDYRSQKRGGKGVRGTKLKEDDIVDHFFVSTTHHWLLFFTNKGRVYRAKAYELPDAGRDARGQHVANLLAFQPDEAIAEILAIRDYEAAPYLVLATKGGLVKKTPLKDYDSPRSGGVIAINLRETEDGSDDELIGAELVSSEDDLLLISRKAQSIRFTATDDALRPMGRATSGVKGMSFREGDQLLSMNVVRPGTFVFTATDGGYAKRTAVDEYRVQGRGGLGIKAAKIVEDRGSLVGALVVEETDEILAITLSGGVIRTRVNEVRETGRDTMGVQLINLGKRDAVVGIARNAEAGREAEEVDGEDAVDDSAEGAATIGTDEGDQSSPE; encoded by the coding sequence ATGGCCGACGAAAACACTCCCAGCACGCCTGAAGAAGGCGGCGAGATCACTCTGCGCGTCGAGCCCGTCGGGCTCGAGACCGAGATGCAGCGCTCGTATCTCGACTACGCGATGTCCGTCATCGTGTCGCGTGCGCTGCCCGACGTACGGGACGGTCTCAAGCCCGTCCACCGCCGGGTGCTGTACGCCATGTACGACGGCGGGTACCGGCCCGAGAAGGGCTTCTACAAGTGCGCCCGTGTCGTCGGTGACGTCATGGGTACCTACCACCCGCACGGCGACTCCTCGATCTACGACGCGCTGGTCCGTCTCGCGCAGCCGTGGTCGATGCGGATGCCGCTGGTGGACTCCAACGGCAACTTCGGTTCCCCGGGCAACGACCCGGCCGCCGCCATGCGGTACACCGAGTGCAAGCTGAAGCCGCTGTCCATGGAGATGGTCCGGGACATCGACGAGGACACCGTCGACTTCACGGACAACTACGACGGCCGCAACCAGGAGCCGACGGTTCTGCCGGCCCGCTTCCCGAACCTGCTGATCAACGGCTCGGCGGGCATCGCGGTCGGGATGGCGACCAACATCCCGCCGCACAACCTCCGTGAGGTCGCGGCCGGCGCCCAGTGGTACCTGGAGAACCCCGAGGCCTCCCACGAGGAGCTGCTCGACGCCTTGATCGAGCGCATCAAGGGCCCGGATTTCCCGAGTGGTGCCCTGGTGGTGGGCCGCAAGGGCATCGAGGAGGCGTACCGCACCGGTCGTGGCTCCATCACGATGCGCGCGGTCGTCGACGTCGAGGAGATCCAGAACCGCCAGTGCCTGGTGGTCACCGAACTCCCCTACCAGGTCAACCCGGACAACCTCGCGCAGAAGATCGCCGACCTGGTGAAGGACGGCAAGATCGGCGGCATCGCGGACGTCCGCGACGAGACGTCGTCCCGTACGGGCCAGCGCCTGGTCATCGTCCTGAAGCGGGACGCGGTCGCCAAGGTCGTGCTGAACAACCTCTACAAGCACACCGACCTGCAGACGAACTTCGGCGCGAACATGCTGGCGCTGGTGGACGGCGTACCGAGGACCCTGTCCCTGGACGCGTTCATCCGGCACTGGGTGACGCACCAGATCGAGGTCATCGTCCGGCGTACGCGCTTCAGGCTGCGCAAGGCCGAGGAGCGCGCGCACATCCTGCGTGGCCTGCTGAAGGCCCTGGACGCCATCGACGAGGTCATCGCGCTGATCCGGCGCAGTGACACGGTCGAGATCGCGCGCGAGGGCCTGATGGGCCTCCTGGAGATCGACGAGATCCAGGCCAACGCCATTCTCGAGATGCAGCTGCGCCGCCTGGCGGCTCTGGAGCGCCAGAAGATCGTCGCCGAGCACGACGAGCTCCAGGCGAAGATCCGCGAGTACAACGCGATCCTCGCCTCGCCTGTCCGTCAGCGCGGCATCATCAGCGAGGAACTCGCCGCGATCGTCGAGAAGTTCGGCGACGACCGCCGCTCCAAGCTGGTCCCGTTCGACGGCGACATGTCCATCGAGGACCTGATCGCCGAAGAGGACATCGTCGTCACGATCTCGCGCGGTGGCTACGTCAAGCGCACCAAGACCGAGGACTACCGCTCGCAGAAGCGGGGCGGCAAGGGCGTACGCGGCACGAAGCTCAAGGAAGACGACATCGTCGACCACTTCTTCGTGTCGACCACGCACCACTGGCTGCTGTTCTTCACCAACAAGGGCCGTGTCTACCGCGCGAAGGCGTACGAGCTGCCCGACGCCGGACGTGACGCGCGTGGACAGCACGTCGCCAACCTGCTGGCCTTCCAGCCGGACGAGGCGATCGCGGAGATCCTCGCGATCCGCGACTACGAGGCGGCGCCCTACCTGGTGCTGGCCACCAAGGGCGGTCTGGTGAAGAAGACGCCTCTGAAGGATTACGATTCCCCGCGTTCGGGCGGTGTCATCGCGATCAACCTCCGTGAGACGGAGGACGGTTCCGATGACGAGCTGATCGGAGCCGAACTCGTTTCGTCCGAGGATGATCTGCTGCTGATCAGCAGGAAGGCGCAGTCGATCAGGTTCACGGCGACGGACGACGCACTGCGTCCGATGGGCCGGGCCACCTCGGGTGTCAAGGGCATGAGCTTCCGTGAGGGAGACCAGCTGCTCTCGATGAATGTTGTTCGACCCGGTACGTTCGTGTTCACTGCTACCGACGGCGGGTACGCGAAGCGGACCGCTGTCGACGAGTACCGCGTCCAGGGGCGCGGCGGCCTGGGTATCAAGGCTGCCAAGATCGTCGAGGACCGCGGTTCTCTCGTCGGTGCGCTGGTGGTCGAGGAGACCGACGAGATCCTCGCCATCACGCTCTCCGGCGGTGTTATTCGAACACGGGTGAATGAGGTCAGGGAGACGGGCCGTGACACCATGGGTGTCCAACTGATCAACCTGGGCAAGCGCGATGCCGTTGTCGGTATCGCACGTAACGCCGAGGCGGGACGTGAGGCCGAGGAGGTCGACGGCGAGGACGCCGTGGACGACTCGGCCGAGGGTGCCGCGACCATCGGCACGGACGAGGGCGATCAGTCCTCGCCGGAGTAG